The following proteins are co-located in the Solea solea chromosome 21, fSolSol10.1, whole genome shotgun sequence genome:
- the LOC131448088 gene encoding carbonic anhydrase 4-like: protein MKFLVTTVFVAWILISSAQCASNTWCYHLPTCNEAVWPAIVPLYCDGTRQSPIDIVPSDAKPDPELTQFTFHNFDSKSALESMENTGQTVKVNFKSGMTISGGGLSEPYDSLQFHLHWGNGASHAGSEHTVDGKRYPMELHIVSGKSHYNGNLTQTIADPTGLSVLGFFIEEMSNDEIEEPASWKMLTSYLGSILYKDDSVLMEPGISLDDLLDGVDRTNYYRYLGSLTSPDCNEAVVWTVFKEPIKVSKDLIDLFSTTVHISDSSSPFMINNYRNIQPMQPVMTN from the exons ATGAAATTCCTTgtaacaactgtgtttgttgcTTGGATCCTCATATCGAGCGCCCAGTGTGCCAGTAACA CTTGGTGTTATCATCTGCCAACCTGCA atgAAGCTGTGTGGCCAGCCATTGTTCCTCTATACTGTGATGGGACCAGACAGTCACCCATCGACATCGTCCCATCAGATGCCAAACCTGATCCTGAACTGACTCAATTCACCTTTCACAACTTTGACAGCAAGTCTGCACTGGAAAGCATGGAGAACACTGGCCAGACAG TCAAGGTTAATTTCAAGAGTGGCATGACGATTTCAGGAGGAGGTCTGTCCGAGCCCTATGACAGCCTCCAGTTCCACTTGCACTGGGGAAACGGCGCCTCTCACGCTGGCTCTGAGCACACTGTGGACGGAAAGCGCTACCCCATGGAG TTGCACATTGTGAGCGGTAAGTCGCACTACAACGGGAACTTAACTCAGACAATTGCAGATCCGACAGGACTTTCTGTTCTTGGTTTCTTCATCGAG GAAATGTCCAATGATGAAATTGAAGAACCTGCAAGCTGGAAAATGTTGACCTCTTATCTGGGCAGTATCTTATACAAAG ATGACTCTGTTTTAATGGAACCTGGGATTTCACTGGATGATCTCCTGGATGGAGTGGATCGCACAAACTATTATCGCTACCTGGGCTCCCTAACCAGCCCCGATTGCAATGAGGCCGTGGTTTGGACTGTGTTCAAGGAGCCAATCAAAGTCAGCAAAGATTTG ATCGACCTCTTCAGCACAACAGTGCACATCTCTGACAGCTCATCACCTTTTATGATCAATAACTACAGAAACATCCAGCCAATGCAACCAGTCATGACAAACTAA